One window of Futiania mangrovi genomic DNA carries:
- a CDS encoding Rieske (2Fe-2S) protein, producing the protein MSALPPPGTPLCALDVLGDPDARGFAFGEGTDLVRLFVVRKDGVLRGYVNSCPHAFTPLDWVPDRFFDREKQHLLCATHGALFRVADGVCIRGPCLGKALTPVPVEAADGVVRISARP; encoded by the coding sequence ATGAGCGCCCTTCCGCCGCCCGGCACACCCCTCTGCGCCCTCGATGTGCTGGGCGACCCGGATGCGCGCGGCTTCGCGTTCGGCGAGGGGACCGACCTCGTGCGTCTGTTCGTCGTGCGCAAGGACGGCGTGCTGCGCGGTTACGTCAATTCCTGCCCGCACGCCTTCACCCCGCTCGACTGGGTGCCCGACCGCTTCTTCGACCGCGAGAAGCAGCATCTCCTGTGCGCGACGCATGGGGCGCTCTTCCGCGTCGCCGACGGCGTGTGCATCAGGGGGCCCTGCCTCGGCAAGGCGCTGACGCCGGTCCCGGTCGAGGCGGCAGACGGCGTGGTCCGGATATCCGCGCGCCCCTGA
- a CDS encoding sterol desaturase family protein: MRGFLSGTFAAVLFLSSILVMVRAGVDPVALAIHIAFFVACLTLIGAWESLAPWRERTARTGRRWRTNIGVLLARDGFTALLLPLGLGAVAAACAAHGIGLFNIVEAPVWVQYAATIIVLDALAWLAHYLLHRVPTLWAIHEVHHSDEELDATSVLRGHPLEAAFRLLTYLAGVVALGMPAHAILVAVLLRHVFSTFHHGSMALPPRFEALLRLVIVTPIHHRIHHSAAQEDYDSNFAQIFSVWDRVFGTWREDAAVGNDAIAFGLGEARMDDPDDLWTLLVHPFRRAREANAGTAAAPAATGRQAAA; encoded by the coding sequence ATGCGTGGGTTTCTTTCCGGCACATTTGCCGCCGTTCTGTTCCTTTCCAGCATCCTGGTCATGGTCCGGGCCGGGGTCGACCCGGTCGCGCTGGCCATCCATATTGCGTTCTTCGTCGCCTGCCTGACGCTCATCGGCGCGTGGGAATCGCTTGCGCCCTGGCGTGAGCGCACCGCCCGCACCGGGCGCCGCTGGCGCACCAACATCGGCGTTCTGCTGGCCCGCGACGGCTTTACCGCGCTGCTCCTCCCGCTCGGCCTGGGCGCGGTCGCCGCCGCCTGCGCAGCGCATGGGATCGGGCTCTTCAACATCGTCGAGGCGCCGGTCTGGGTGCAGTACGCAGCCACGATCATCGTGCTCGACGCGCTGGCCTGGCTCGCCCACTACCTGCTGCATCGCGTCCCGACCCTCTGGGCGATCCACGAGGTGCACCATTCCGACGAGGAACTGGACGCGACCTCGGTCCTGCGCGGCCATCCGCTGGAAGCCGCCTTCCGCCTGCTGACCTATCTCGCGGGCGTCGTCGCGCTCGGCATGCCGGCGCACGCGATCCTCGTCGCGGTCCTGCTGCGCCACGTCTTCTCGACCTTCCACCATGGGTCGATGGCCCTGCCGCCGCGCTTCGAGGCCCTGCTGCGCCTGGTCATCGTGACGCCGATCCACCACCGCATCCACCACTCGGCGGCCCAGGAAGACTACGACAGCAATTTCGCGCAGATCTTCTCCGTGTGGGACCGGGTGTTCGGCACCTGGCGGGAAGACGCCGCGGTCGGCAACGACGCGATCGCCTTCGGCCTGGGCGAGGCGCGCATGGACGATCCGGACGACCTGTGGACGCTGCTGGTCCACCCCTTCCGCCGGGCACGGGAGGCGAACGCCGGTACTGCCGCTGCACCCGCTGCCACGGGGCGCCAGGCAGCAGCCTGA
- a CDS encoding EVE domain-containing protein: protein MRYWLFKSEPFKWSWDQQKAKGDAGETWDGVRNYLARNNMRAMEIGDRGFFYHSNEGKEIVGIVEVCAEAHQDPTTDDDRWQCVDIRALADMPRPVTLAEVKADPKLAEMALVTSMRLSVQPVRHEEWAHICALGGIDPDTLEPAG from the coding sequence ATGCGCTACTGGCTGTTCAAATCCGAACCGTTCAAATGGTCCTGGGACCAGCAGAAGGCCAAGGGTGACGCGGGAGAGACCTGGGACGGCGTGCGGAACTATCTTGCGCGCAACAACATGCGCGCCATGGAGATCGGCGACCGCGGGTTCTTCTACCACTCCAACGAGGGCAAGGAGATCGTCGGCATCGTCGAGGTCTGCGCCGAGGCGCACCAGGACCCCACGACCGACGACGACCGCTGGCAGTGCGTCGACATCCGCGCACTGGCCGACATGCCGCGTCCGGTGACGCTGGCCGAGGTCAAGGCGGACCCCAAGCTCGCGGAAATGGCGCTCGTCACCTCCATGCGGCTGTCGGTGCAGCCGGTCCGGCACGAGGAATGGGCCCACATCTGCGCGCTGGGCGGCATCGACCCGGACACGCTGGAGCCCGCGGGATGA
- a CDS encoding MFS transporter, which produces MSDATAPASGSRGSAALGETLYDILTGEQQGRVCRDIPEAACNDQPGNFLKQVAALGLTKAGDGLADPKLVLAWLLGALGAPAAAVGFLVPVREAGALLPQLAIAGWIRSRPQRKWVWAVGSAIQGLCVLAMAAVALTMEGAAAGWSIVGLLGVFSVARAACSVSHKDVLGKTVSKATRGAATGSATSISAAVVLAFGAILALGLLPVSVGVVAGALCVAGVAWILAGLVFTTLKEVPGATGGGGNPLAVAREQADLLRKDPQLVRFIVTRGLLVGTALSPPFLLALAGQSGGKALGTLGPFVIASGLAAILSAHVWGRLSDRSSRRVLMLSGLVGATANATAALLGGLAPHVFGGGMTGMAWLLPVLLFVLMIAHQGVRLGRSTHVVDMATAETRAAYTALSNTIIGAWLLVGGIFGVIAEAAGVPMTLALFALMCLIAAFIARGLKEVQAE; this is translated from the coding sequence ATGAGCGATGCGACCGCGCCTGCCAGCGGGTCGAGGGGCTCCGCTGCGCTCGGCGAAACGCTCTACGACATCCTGACCGGCGAGCAGCAGGGCCGGGTCTGCCGCGACATTCCGGAGGCCGCCTGCAACGACCAGCCGGGCAACTTCCTCAAGCAAGTGGCGGCGCTGGGCCTGACCAAGGCGGGCGACGGTCTCGCCGACCCGAAGCTGGTGCTCGCCTGGCTGCTGGGCGCGCTGGGCGCGCCTGCCGCCGCCGTCGGTTTCCTGGTGCCGGTTCGGGAGGCGGGCGCGCTGCTGCCGCAACTCGCCATCGCGGGCTGGATCCGGTCGCGTCCGCAGCGCAAGTGGGTGTGGGCGGTCGGCAGCGCGATCCAGGGCCTGTGCGTGCTCGCTATGGCCGCCGTCGCGCTGACCATGGAAGGGGCGGCGGCTGGCTGGAGCATCGTCGGCCTGCTCGGCGTCTTCTCCGTCGCCCGGGCGGCCTGCTCGGTCAGCCACAAGGACGTGCTGGGCAAGACGGTCTCCAAGGCGACACGCGGCGCGGCCACGGGGTCGGCGACCTCGATCTCGGCGGCTGTCGTGCTGGCCTTCGGGGCGATCCTCGCGCTCGGCCTGCTGCCGGTGAGCGTGGGCGTGGTCGCGGGCGCGCTCTGCGTCGCGGGCGTCGCGTGGATCCTCGCCGGCCTCGTCTTCACGACGCTCAAGGAAGTGCCGGGCGCGACCGGCGGCGGCGGCAATCCGCTCGCCGTGGCGCGGGAGCAGGCGGACCTTCTGCGCAAGGATCCCCAACTTGTGCGCTTCATCGTCACGCGCGGGCTTCTGGTCGGCACGGCGCTCTCGCCGCCCTTCCTGCTGGCGCTGGCCGGCCAGTCGGGCGGCAAGGCGCTGGGCACGCTGGGCCCCTTCGTGATCGCGTCCGGCCTCGCCGCCATCCTCAGTGCCCATGTCTGGGGCCGCCTGTCCGACCGGTCGAGCCGGCGGGTTCTGATGCTGTCCGGCCTCGTCGGCGCAACCGCAAACGCGACGGCGGCGCTGCTCGGCGGCCTCGCGCCCCATGTGTTCGGCGGCGGTATGACCGGTATGGCCTGGCTGCTGCCCGTCCTGCTCTTCGTCCTGATGATCGCGCACCAGGGCGTGCGGCTGGGACGGTCGACGCATGTCGTGGACATGGCCACGGCAGAGACGCGGGCGGCCTATACCGCGCTTTCCAACACGATCATCGGCGCGTGGCTGCTGGTTGGCGGTATCTTCGGCGTCATTGCCGAGGCCGCGGGCGTGCCCATGACGCTCGCCCTCTTCGCGCTGATGTGCCTCATCGCGGCGTTCATCGCGCGCGGCTTGAAGGAAGTGCAGGCGGAATGA
- the htpX gene encoding zinc metalloprotease HtpX, whose translation MNYARTGLLLAAMTGLFLAVGYLIGGTGGMAIAFVVALGTNAFAYWNADKMVLRMHGARQITRAEAPDFYGLVEQLAERAELPMPKVYLIDSPQPNAFATGRNPENAAVAATRGLLDMLTAEEVAGVMAHELAHVKNRDTLIMTITATIAGAISMLAQFGLFFGGGDNRNNPLGLIGTIALIILAPLAAMLVQMAISRTREYSADRMGAEICGRPMWLASALAKIDRAAHQVENVRAERNPATAHMFIINPLSGARVDNLFSTHPNTANRIAALKELAGQMDGVAGARGPWR comes from the coding sequence ATGAACTACGCCCGTACTGGTCTTCTGCTGGCCGCCATGACCGGCCTGTTCCTTGCCGTCGGCTACCTGATCGGGGGTACGGGCGGCATGGCGATCGCGTTCGTCGTCGCGCTCGGCACCAATGCCTTCGCGTACTGGAACGCCGACAAGATGGTCTTGCGCATGCACGGCGCACGGCAGATCACGCGCGCCGAAGCGCCGGACTTCTACGGCCTCGTCGAGCAACTGGCCGAGCGGGCGGAATTGCCCATGCCCAAGGTCTACCTGATCGATTCGCCCCAGCCCAATGCCTTCGCCACGGGCCGCAACCCGGAGAACGCGGCCGTCGCCGCGACGCGCGGGCTCCTCGACATGCTGACCGCGGAAGAGGTCGCGGGCGTCATGGCGCACGAGCTTGCCCATGTGAAGAACCGCGACACGCTGATCATGACGATCACGGCGACGATCGCGGGTGCGATCTCCATGCTCGCGCAATTCGGCCTGTTCTTCGGCGGCGGCGACAACCGGAACAACCCGCTGGGCCTGATCGGGACGATCGCGCTGATCATCCTCGCGCCGCTCGCCGCCATGCTTGTCCAGATGGCGATCAGCCGGACGCGGGAATATTCCGCCGACCGTATGGGGGCGGAAATCTGCGGCCGCCCGATGTGGCTCGCATCCGCGCTTGCAAAGATCGACCGCGCCGCCCACCAGGTCGAGAACGTGCGGGCCGAGCGCAACCCGGCGACAGCGCACATGTTCATCATCAACCCGCTGTCGGGCGCGCGCGTCGACAATCTCTTCTCCACCCACCCCAACACGGCAAACCGCATCGCCGCGCTGAAGGAACTGGCCGGCCAGATGGACGGCGTTGCAGGCGCCCGTGGCCC
- the acs gene encoding acetate--CoA ligase, with translation MTDVFPVSDEWAKRAYVDDAKYREMYERSVADPEGFWKEHGKRVDWIKPFTTVKNVSYAPGNVSIKWYEDGTLNVSANCIDRHLKDKADKVAIIWEGDEPTDDKKITYRELHEQVCRLANAMKANGVKKGDRVTIYLPMIPEAAYAMLACARIGAVHSVVFGGFSPDALAGRIEDAASTFVITADEGLRGGRKIPLKANTDKAIEKVGGVDKVLVVKRTGGNVGWKDGRDVWYHDAVSAASTDCPPEEISAEDPLFILYTSGSTGKPKGVLHTSGGYLVYASMTHQYVFDYKDGDIYWCTADVGWVTGHSYIVYGPLANGATTLMFEGVPNYPDAARFWKVCDKHQVNTFYTAPTAIRALMGAGEDLVKQTSRKSLRLLGSVGEPINPEAWLWYHRVVGDGRCPIVDTWWQTETGGIMITPLPGATPLKPGSASRPFFGIRPALVDADGKTLEGKAEGNLVILDSWPGQMRTVYGDHERFEQTYFSAYPNTYFTGDGCRRDEDGYYWITGRVDDVINVSGHRMGTAEVESALVAHPKVAEAAVVGYPHDLKGQGIYCYVTLNAGEEPTEALRKELRDWVRQEIGPIASPDLIQWAPGLPKTRSGKIMRRILRKIAENEFSNLGDTSTLADPGVVDDLIENRQNR, from the coding sequence ATGACCGACGTGTTTCCCGTGAGCGACGAGTGGGCCAAGCGGGCCTATGTGGACGACGCCAAGTACCGCGAGATGTACGAGCGCTCGGTCGCCGACCCCGAAGGCTTCTGGAAGGAGCACGGCAAGCGGGTCGACTGGATCAAGCCCTTCACGACGGTCAAGAACGTCTCCTACGCGCCGGGCAACGTCTCGATCAAATGGTACGAGGACGGCACGCTCAACGTCTCCGCCAACTGCATCGACCGGCACCTGAAGGACAAGGCCGACAAGGTCGCGATCATCTGGGAAGGCGACGAGCCGACCGACGACAAGAAGATCACCTACCGCGAGCTGCACGAGCAGGTCTGCCGCCTCGCCAATGCCATGAAGGCCAACGGCGTGAAGAAGGGCGACCGGGTCACGATCTACCTGCCCATGATCCCGGAGGCGGCCTACGCCATGCTGGCCTGCGCGCGGATCGGCGCCGTCCACTCCGTAGTGTTCGGAGGATTCTCGCCGGACGCGCTGGCCGGCCGGATCGAGGACGCGGCCTCGACCTTCGTGATCACGGCGGACGAAGGCTTGCGCGGCGGCCGCAAGATCCCGCTGAAGGCCAACACCGACAAGGCGATCGAGAAGGTCGGCGGCGTCGACAAGGTCCTCGTCGTCAAGCGCACCGGCGGCAATGTCGGCTGGAAGGACGGCCGCGACGTCTGGTACCACGACGCGGTCTCGGCAGCGTCCACCGACTGCCCGCCGGAGGAAATCTCGGCCGAGGATCCGCTCTTCATCCTCTACACCTCGGGGTCCACTGGAAAGCCCAAGGGGGTTCTGCACACCTCGGGCGGCTATCTCGTCTACGCCTCGATGACGCACCAGTACGTCTTCGACTACAAGGACGGCGACATCTACTGGTGCACGGCGGACGTCGGCTGGGTCACCGGCCACAGCTACATCGTCTACGGCCCGCTGGCGAACGGCGCGACCACGCTGATGTTCGAGGGCGTGCCGAACTATCCGGACGCGGCGCGCTTCTGGAAGGTGTGCGACAAGCACCAGGTCAACACCTTCTACACCGCGCCGACCGCGATCCGCGCGCTGATGGGCGCGGGCGAGGACCTGGTGAAGCAGACGAGCCGCAAGAGCCTGCGCCTGCTGGGCTCGGTGGGCGAGCCGATCAATCCGGAAGCCTGGCTCTGGTACCACCGGGTCGTGGGCGACGGCCGCTGCCCGATCGTCGACACCTGGTGGCAGACGGAAACGGGCGGCATCATGATCACCCCGCTGCCGGGGGCGACCCCGCTCAAGCCCGGCTCGGCGTCGCGGCCCTTCTTCGGGATCCGCCCGGCGCTGGTCGACGCCGACGGCAAGACGCTTGAGGGCAAGGCCGAGGGCAACCTCGTCATCCTCGACAGCTGGCCGGGGCAGATGCGCACGGTCTACGGCGATCACGAGCGGTTCGAGCAGACCTATTTCTCGGCCTATCCCAACACCTATTTCACCGGCGACGGCTGCCGGCGGGACGAGGATGGCTATTACTGGATCACCGGCCGCGTTGACGACGTGATCAACGTCTCCGGCCACCGCATGGGCACGGCGGAGGTCGAATCGGCCCTCGTCGCCCATCCGAAGGTCGCCGAGGCGGCGGTCGTCGGCTATCCGCACGACCTGAAGGGTCAGGGTATCTATTGCTACGTGACCCTCAACGCCGGGGAGGAGCCGACGGAGGCCCTGCGCAAGGAGTTGCGCGACTGGGTGCGCCAGGAAATCGGCCCGATCGCGTCTCCCGACCTCATCCAGTGGGCGCCGGGCCTGCCAAAGACCCGCTCGGGCAAGATCATGCGTCGCATCCTGCGCAAGATCGCGGAGAACGAGTTCTCCAATCTCGGCGACACCTCGACGCTGGCCGATCCGGGCGTCGTCGACGACCTGATCGAGAACCGCCAGAACCGTTGA
- a CDS encoding DUF1674 domain-containing protein produces the protein MSGKTTDEQRQSRVKEAARRALAEAEARRAADLPRDLPPEQGGPEGPEPTRYGDWEKKGIASDF, from the coding sequence ATGAGCGGCAAAACCACCGACGAGCAACGCCAGTCCCGCGTGAAGGAGGCGGCGCGGCGGGCCCTGGCCGAGGCAGAGGCGCGCCGGGCTGCCGATCTGCCGCGCGACCTTCCGCCCGAACAGGGCGGCCCGGAAGGACCGGAGCCGACCCGCTATGGCGACTGGGAGAAGAAGGGGATCGCCTCCGACTTCTGA